A region of Plantactinospora sp. BC1 DNA encodes the following proteins:
- a CDS encoding substrate-binding domain-containing protein codes for MTVRTTRRVLVTAATLLVGALATTACGSPQETASGGGDSAAPVKVGLVYSQSGALASYGKQYIEGFRAGLAYATDGTNKIGDRTVEVTEVDDAGDPAKAVSAAKDLIGKGHRILAGSTASGVALQVAPIAAQNKVLFISGPAATDGATGVNRYTFRSGRQSYQDVQTAKSFIGNAAGKKVVVFAQDSAFGKSNEAAVKAVIGGAGATVSSVLAPASATDFTPFASQLTAAKPDLLFVAWAGTTAPAMWQTLDQQGVLGATTVVTGLDIRASWPTFGAAGTKISFLSHFFDGAADNPAAQAAKQAVPGGVLDLFHPDGFTAAQMIVRAVQEGGDDVDKMVTGLEGWSFDGVKGKMTVRAEDHALLQPMFQARLSGTGDAMKAESQKVLTPDETAPPAVAMKG; via the coding sequence ATGACGGTCCGGACGACGCGGCGGGTACTGGTCACCGCCGCCACGCTGCTGGTAGGGGCGCTCGCCACGACGGCCTGTGGCAGCCCGCAGGAGACCGCGAGCGGCGGTGGCGACAGCGCCGCACCGGTCAAGGTCGGCCTGGTGTACTCCCAGTCGGGCGCGTTGGCCAGCTACGGCAAGCAGTACATCGAAGGGTTCCGGGCCGGACTGGCGTACGCCACCGACGGCACCAACAAGATCGGTGACCGTACGGTCGAGGTGACCGAGGTCGACGACGCGGGCGACCCCGCCAAGGCGGTCTCGGCGGCGAAGGACCTGATCGGCAAGGGTCACAGGATCCTCGCCGGCTCGACCGCCTCCGGCGTCGCGCTCCAGGTCGCGCCGATCGCCGCGCAGAACAAGGTGCTCTTCATCTCCGGGCCGGCCGCCACCGACGGCGCGACCGGGGTCAACAGGTACACCTTCCGGTCCGGGCGGCAGTCGTACCAGGACGTGCAGACCGCGAAGTCCTTCATCGGCAACGCGGCCGGCAAGAAGGTCGTGGTCTTCGCCCAGGACAGCGCGTTCGGCAAGAGCAACGAGGCGGCGGTCAAGGCGGTCATCGGCGGCGCCGGTGCCACCGTGAGCAGCGTGCTCGCCCCGGCCAGCGCCACCGACTTCACCCCGTTCGCCAGCCAGTTGACGGCGGCCAAGCCGGACCTGCTCTTCGTCGCCTGGGCCGGCACCACCGCCCCGGCGATGTGGCAGACCCTCGACCAGCAGGGCGTACTCGGCGCCACCACCGTGGTCACCGGGCTGGACATCCGGGCCTCCTGGCCGACCTTCGGGGCGGCCGGCACCAAGATCTCCTTCCTGTCGCACTTCTTCGACGGCGCCGCCGACAACCCGGCCGCGCAGGCGGCCAAGCAGGCCGTACCCGGCGGGGTGCTGGACCTCTTCCACCCGGACGGCTTCACCGCCGCCCAGATGATCGTCCGCGCGGTGCAGGAGGGCGGCGACGACGTCGACAAGATGGTCACCGGCCTGGAGGGCTGGAGCTTCGACGGGGTCAAGGGCAAGATGACGGTCCGGGCCGAGGACCACGCGCTGCTCCAGCCGATGTTCCAGGCCAGGCTGAGCGGCACCGGCGACGCGATGAAGGCGGAGTCGCAGAAGGTGCTCACCCCGGACGAGACGGCGCCGCCGGCCGTGGCGATGAAGGGCTGA
- a CDS encoding branched-chain amino acid ABC transporter permease — MSTIVLLTLTGLGLAALYFLVASGLSLVFGLADVLNFAHGLFLSVGAYATWWAAGNLPGAGPSGFGFVLAVAFGVVAGAVVGMAVELVMIRPLYSRTIEQVLVTVGLSLAGVALLQATWGADPRPFPRPDWTQRVTSILGAKVPNSGLLLILAAALVLAALLGFLRYTRYGLVIRAGVENREMVTALGIDVRKAFTLVFAIGGAAAALAGALGGVYFGSVSPSQGGSLLIFAFIVVVIGGMGSVVGSAYAAVAVGLLQQFVNYYGTSGAGDICVVALLAVVLLLRPQGIAGRAATT; from the coding sequence ATGAGCACGATCGTGCTGCTGACGCTGACCGGGCTGGGCCTGGCCGCGCTCTACTTCCTGGTCGCCTCCGGCCTCTCCCTGGTGTTCGGCCTCGCCGACGTGCTCAACTTCGCGCACGGGCTCTTCCTCTCCGTCGGGGCGTACGCCACCTGGTGGGCGGCGGGGAACCTGCCCGGTGCCGGCCCGTCCGGCTTCGGCTTCGTCCTCGCGGTCGCGTTCGGCGTCGTCGCCGGTGCGGTGGTCGGGATGGCGGTCGAACTGGTGATGATCCGCCCGCTCTACTCCCGCACCATCGAACAGGTGCTGGTCACGGTCGGGCTCTCGCTGGCCGGGGTGGCACTGCTCCAGGCGACCTGGGGTGCCGACCCGCGCCCCTTCCCGCGCCCGGACTGGACCCAGCGGGTCACCTCGATCCTCGGCGCCAAGGTGCCGAACTCCGGTCTGCTGCTGATCCTCGCCGCCGCGCTGGTGCTGGCCGCGCTGCTCGGCTTCCTCCGCTACACCCGCTACGGCCTGGTGATCCGGGCCGGGGTGGAGAACCGGGAGATGGTCACCGCGCTCGGCATCGACGTGCGGAAGGCGTTCACCCTGGTCTTCGCGATCGGCGGGGCCGCCGCCGCGCTGGCCGGGGCGCTCGGCGGGGTCTACTTCGGATCGGTCTCGCCGAGCCAGGGCGGCTCCCTGTTGATCTTCGCCTTCATCGTGGTGGTGATCGGCGGGATGGGTTCGGTCGTCGGGTCCGCGTACGCCGCCGTCGCGGTGGGGCTGCTCCAACAGTTCGTCAACTACTACGGCACCTCCGGGGCCGGAGACATCTGCGTGGTCGCGCTGCTGGCGGTCGTGCTGCTGCTCCGCCCGCAGGGCATCGCCGGAAGGGCGGCGACGACGTGA
- a CDS encoding ABC transporter ATP-binding protein, whose protein sequence is MTESPILTVADLSVRIAGLHILQGVSFAVAPSGVTVLLGRNGVGKTTTLRAILGLTPRGGEVRGTVRIGDRSLAGEPTHRLVRDGLGYVPEDRCVFAGLTVTENLRLAERRGGTPAYDRVFELFPELKRRGRQRAGSLSGGQQQMLAIGRVLLNDNRLLLVDEPTKGLAPKVVTEVAEVLERVAVAVPVLLVEQNLAVVRRLASDAVVLAAGRVAWSGAAAELLREAELTRSLLGVGVAGSHPEPAREVPAG, encoded by the coding sequence GTGACTGAGAGTCCCATCCTGACCGTCGCAGACCTGTCGGTACGGATCGCCGGGCTGCACATCCTGCAGGGCGTCTCCTTCGCCGTGGCACCGAGCGGGGTGACGGTGCTGCTCGGCCGCAACGGGGTCGGTAAGACCACCACCCTGCGGGCGATCCTCGGGCTGACCCCGCGCGGCGGCGAGGTACGCGGCACGGTGCGCATCGGCGACCGGTCGCTGGCCGGCGAGCCGACCCACCGGCTGGTCCGGGACGGTCTCGGCTACGTACCCGAGGACCGGTGCGTCTTCGCCGGCCTCACCGTCACCGAGAACCTGCGGCTCGCCGAGCGGCGTGGCGGCACCCCGGCGTACGACCGGGTCTTCGAGTTGTTTCCGGAGCTGAAGCGGCGCGGGCGGCAGCGGGCCGGCTCGCTCTCCGGCGGTCAGCAGCAGATGCTGGCGATCGGCCGGGTGCTGCTCAACGACAACCGGCTGCTGCTGGTCGACGAGCCGACCAAGGGGCTGGCGCCGAAGGTGGTCACCGAGGTGGCCGAGGTGCTGGAGCGGGTCGCCGTCGCCGTGCCGGTACTGCTGGTCGAACAGAACCTCGCGGTGGTACGCCGGCTGGCCAGCGACGCGGTGGTGCTCGCCGCCGGCCGGGTCGCCTGGTCCGGCGCCGCCGCCGAACTGCTGCGGGAGGCGGAGTTGACCAGATCCCTGCTCGGCGTCGGCGTGGCCGGGTCACATCCCGAGCCCGCCCGGGAGGTGCCGGCCGGATGA
- a CDS encoding ABC transporter ATP-binding protein: MLATRDLTWRIGEVAIVDGVDLELAPGEFLGVIGPNGAGKTSLFNLVSGLRRPTAGQVLLDGTEISALPPHKRARLGLGRTFQASSVFGSLSVRENVRLAVQAHRGGSMRLWRRAAADREVVAAADAALDRVGLAHRADALAGTLAHGEKRKLEIALLLAGEPRVMLLDEPMAGVSAEDVPELVAVIRSLTGDSGRAVLMVEHHMDVILGLADRIAVMHHGALLACDVPATVMANPVVQEAYLGESL, encoded by the coding sequence GTGCTCGCCACCCGCGACCTGACCTGGCGGATCGGCGAGGTCGCCATCGTCGACGGCGTCGACCTGGAGCTGGCCCCCGGGGAGTTCCTCGGGGTGATCGGTCCGAACGGCGCCGGCAAGACCTCGCTGTTCAACCTGGTCTCCGGCCTGCGCCGGCCCACCGCCGGCCAGGTGCTGCTGGACGGTACGGAGATCAGCGCACTGCCGCCGCACAAGCGGGCCCGGCTGGGGCTGGGCCGGACGTTCCAGGCGTCCTCGGTCTTCGGCTCGCTGAGCGTGCGGGAGAACGTGCGGCTGGCCGTACAGGCGCACCGGGGTGGCTCGATGCGGCTGTGGCGGCGGGCGGCGGCCGACCGGGAGGTGGTCGCCGCCGCCGACGCGGCACTGGACCGGGTCGGCCTGGCACACCGGGCCGACGCGCTGGCCGGCACCCTCGCACACGGCGAGAAGCGGAAACTGGAGATCGCGCTGCTGCTGGCCGGCGAGCCGAGGGTGATGCTGCTCGACGAGCCGATGGCCGGGGTGAGCGCCGAGGACGTACCGGAGCTGGTCGCGGTGATCCGGTCGTTGACCGGCGACAGTGGCCGGGCCGTACTCATGGTGGAACACCACATGGACGTGATCCTCGGGCTCGCCGACCGGATCGCGGTGATGCACCACGGCGCGCTGCTCGCCTGCGACGTCCCGGCGACCGTGATGGCCAACCCGGTGGTGCAGGAGGCGTACCTAGGTGAGTCGTTGTGA
- a CDS encoding serine/threonine-protein kinase has product MTGWGRWGGSQRYGTELVGDRYRLIEELGEGGMSVVWRGHDEVLGRPVAVKMLAPRLATDRSFRHRLRTEARAAARLCHPHITGVYDYGESVRYGRTVPYVVMELVDGETLANWLDREGTMPWWDAVVLGVQVAAALATAHARGVVHRDITPGNVMLTAMGAKVVDFGISALVGERDGDGDGGLYGTPAYVAPERLNLGEVCPATDVYALGLLLYRTLTGRMPWRASTRTQTLRAHLYAEPAPMPPVPGLPAEVAELVARCLVKVPEERPESAELARTLARAAGVVLPVTVGPTPATPSRRAERDEPAPAERQQVAPAHSDTAMLPRSATDPLPLPVRLRRPSARRGNRVRVAAVGVGLLAVSGAVWAGAANGSEPAGGATNLAMGGTAPCRVDYVLRVDTGRSFQAEVTVTNLGVTAVRDWTLRFAFPAEQVLTRHPSPESRQQGREVLLRPASGPETTLPAGGATRFGLVGSHAGSNPLPVEFRLGETACAARVSTVPGETGGAAAGGAVGAVAPATPPPPDRSAGQPGPGAGAKNTGSKGAESSGAGPERAGSKGKGPGKPPKGKGPKH; this is encoded by the coding sequence TCGGTGGTCTGGCGGGGCCACGACGAGGTGCTGGGCCGACCGGTGGCGGTGAAGATGCTCGCCCCGAGACTCGCCACCGACCGGTCCTTCCGGCACCGGCTCCGCACCGAGGCCCGGGCCGCGGCCCGGCTCTGCCACCCGCACATCACCGGGGTCTACGACTACGGCGAGTCGGTGCGGTACGGCCGGACCGTGCCGTACGTGGTGATGGAGCTGGTCGACGGCGAGACGCTGGCGAACTGGCTCGACCGCGAGGGCACGATGCCCTGGTGGGACGCGGTCGTGCTCGGCGTCCAGGTGGCGGCCGCGCTGGCCACCGCGCACGCCCGGGGAGTGGTGCACCGCGACATCACCCCGGGCAACGTCATGCTCACCGCGATGGGCGCCAAGGTCGTCGACTTCGGAATCTCCGCGCTGGTCGGCGAGCGGGACGGCGACGGCGACGGCGGGCTCTACGGCACGCCCGCGTACGTGGCTCCGGAGCGGCTCAACCTGGGCGAGGTCTGTCCGGCCACCGACGTGTACGCGCTCGGCCTGCTGCTCTACCGGACGCTGACCGGCCGGATGCCGTGGCGGGCGTCGACCCGTACCCAGACGCTGCGGGCGCACCTCTACGCCGAGCCGGCGCCGATGCCACCGGTACCGGGGCTGCCGGCCGAGGTGGCGGAACTCGTCGCGCGCTGCCTGGTGAAGGTGCCGGAGGAGCGGCCGGAGAGCGCCGAGCTGGCCCGTACCCTGGCCCGGGCGGCCGGGGTGGTGCTGCCGGTGACCGTCGGTCCGACCCCGGCCACGCCGTCCCGGCGGGCCGAGCGGGACGAACCGGCGCCGGCCGAGCGCCAGCAGGTCGCGCCGGCGCACTCCGACACCGCGATGCTGCCCCGGTCGGCGACCGACCCGCTGCCGCTGCCGGTCCGGCTGCGCCGGCCGTCGGCCCGGCGCGGTAACCGGGTCCGGGTCGCGGCGGTCGGGGTCGGCCTGCTCGCGGTGAGCGGGGCGGTCTGGGCGGGCGCCGCCAACGGCTCGGAACCGGCCGGCGGGGCGACGAACCTGGCGATGGGCGGCACCGCACCGTGCCGGGTCGACTACGTGCTGCGCGTGGACACCGGCCGGTCGTTCCAGGCCGAGGTCACGGTCACCAACCTCGGCGTCACGGCGGTCCGGGACTGGACGCTGCGCTTCGCCTTCCCGGCCGAGCAGGTGCTCACCCGGCACCCGTCGCCGGAGTCCCGACAGCAGGGCCGGGAGGTGCTGCTCCGGCCCGCGTCCGGCCCCGAGACGACCCTGCCGGCCGGTGGCGCGACCCGGTTCGGGCTGGTGGGCAGCCACGCCGGCAGCAACCCGCTGCCCGTCGAGTTCCGGCTCGGCGAGACCGCCTGTGCGGCCCGGGTCTCCACCGTGCCGGGCGAGACCGGCGGTGCGGCGGCCGGCGGGGCGGTCGGCGCGGTGGCACCGGCGACCCCGCCCCCGCCGGATCGGTCAGCCGGTCAGCCCGGACCCGGCGCCGGTGCGAAGAACACCGGCTCGAAGGGTGCGGAGTCCTCCGGCGCCGGGCCGGAACGCGCCGGCTCGAAGGGCAAGGGCCCGGGCAAGCCGCCGAAGGGCAAGGGCCCGAAGCACTGA